In Topomyia yanbarensis strain Yona2022 chromosome 2, ASM3024719v1, whole genome shotgun sequence, one DNA window encodes the following:
- the LOC131684995 gene encoding dynactin subunit 1 isoform X2 has translation MTEKLLKVGQRIEVAGKDVRGSIAYVGMTSFANGKWVGVILDEPKGKNNGSIRNMTYFTCEENYGMFVRPTQLVFLDDAGNPIESGEVQTPEEKPRSRLSSAGSVRSLASMPGSTTSFAAKPTAVRRKSPVKQPQSKRASMTMTLSSSSSRLSLNRSSSSLGSKTQLTSPGNDRPGGGSGMSSIPTPVSSIPTMMKTGDRYDSLHKSHISPPESLQTSKRASFVETGFVETLKPQFTPGQSLTSPSPAPSTEDRIHLLQLQQEIEDMKMQNKDLVEKLETLKLRRTEDKERLREFDKMKTQYEQLVEFKSKIMEAHSQLQRDYQRAKQDAKDALEARDLHIEEMAELSENVELITLDKEMAEEKADTLALELETAKERIEELTLDFEILKTEMQEKYANSGTIGDGAGTGTSTYEFKQLEQHNVRLRETLVRLRDLSAHEKHEIQKLEKELETKKSEVAELQRTKEKLSGKIDELEAQVSDLQEQVDAALGAEEMVEQLAEKKMELEDKVKALEEEVAELEALEEVHEQLVESNHELEMDMREELDMAHAAKREAVREKEAVLETIVDRDQTILKFRELVQRLNDQCQELREKLNQESSKVVKDTITETIDFKQMFAESKAFTRAIDLQLRQIELTQANEHAKYLTAFMPEVFMARGGDHDAILVILLVSRIVFKSGIIVSQARERFSAVSQIDRTAIVSGHEVYQFRFRSRLLHHVHNLQTIMHQFLYGLTACQPDTLLKIGSSLPEMQAQEKMVDEIVDLLKANQLDENSSTDNLEKCVTFFNAMYLVLLSGEDLLNETQIVRDCTASISAACDSILTDAAVMKTLIQGGDETSDSGLLMQYIVQNVESVKQQLKLVKRRLPQDVSVTKCNLSMNTLQNLKKTAESLNRLMSVMFFSAKEVIQMVTADSETEVSVSHEKLWDIMSNACERIYEQDDLGPSQNIRTVLSKTSTDMSQLAQYLLDHEYEIMSGATPKPEEKPVAPIILRAQAVKKQLEETKTLTATLENREAEIRQLKLAAKLKQNELSEMQIRKDLAEKKLSVLQQDHEANAARLQKQYDEVCQRLKQKEKEFEDTMDHLQNDIDSLENERTSLRDKLKSYSSKKGDLKTTTALDISASSPYIAQELSLLKKAFKEERSERLKVQANEYKKILSNLEPLHVPQPKDERIEELEKAVTKVKHDWIMSLVRGAEIPATRTAHGNISKTIIDHENQQKRDQREIKSKAEQLAFEIMNEYLSRNPHRATRGDFAVFPSTELATAFKANIKV, from the exons TGTACGCCGTAAGTCACCCGTCAAGCAGCCCCAGTCGAAGCGTGCCTCCATGACCATGACACTCTCATCGTCCAG TTCTCGTTTATCGTTGAACCGCAGCAGCAGCTCCTTGGGTTCCAAAACTCAGCTAACATCACCAGGAAATGATCGACCTGGCGGCGGTTCCGGTATGTCCTCGATCCCTACGCCGGTGTCATCGATCCCAACGATGATGAAGACAGGCGATCGCTACGACTCGCTACACAAATCGCACATCAGTCCACCAGAATCACTACAAACCTCCAAGCGTGCTTCGTTCGTTGAAACCGGTTTCGTCGAGACGCTAAAGCCCCAGTTTACCCCAGGTCAGTCACTGACATCCCCTTCGCCGGCTCCCTCCACCGAAGATCGCATTCACTTGCTACAACTACAGCAGGAGATTGAAGACATGAAGATGCAAAACAAGGACCTGGTGGAGAAACTTGAGACGCTTAAGTTACGCCGTACCGAGGACAAAGAGCGTCTTCGCGAGTTTGACAAGATGAAAACCCAGTATGAACAACTGGTGGAGTTCAAAAGTAAAATCATGGAAGCACATTCGCAGTTACAGCGTGACTATCAACGGGCCAAGCAGGATGCCAAGGATGCACTTGAAGCACGTGATTTACACATTGAAGAAATGGCTGAACTGTCGGAAAATGTGGAATTGATCACGCTCGATAAAGAGATGGCCGAGGAAAAGGCAGACACATTGGCACTCGAGCTGGAAACGGCTAAAGAGAGAATAGAAGAATTGACTTTGGATTTCGAGATTTTGAAAACGGAGATGCAAGAAAAATATGCCAATAGTGGTACGATTGGAGATGGCGCCGGAACTGGAACGTCTACGTACGAGTTCAAGCAGCTGGAGCAGCACAATGTGAGACTGCGGGAGACGTTGGTACGTTTGAGAGATCTTTCCGCGCATGAAAAGCATGAGATTCAAAAGTTGGAGAAAGAATTGGAAACCAAGAAATCAGAAGTCGCCGAATTACAACGTACCAAAGAGAAGCTCTCGGGGAAGATTGATGAATTGGAAGCTCAAGTCAGTGATCTCCAGGAACAGGTTGATGCTGCTCTAGGAGCTGAGGAAATGGTTGAACAGTTAGCTGAAAAGAAGATGGAGCTGGAGGACAAAGTTAAGGCTCTCGAGGAAGAGGTAGCAGAACTTGAAGCTTTGGAAGAGGTACACGAACAACTGGTGGAAAGTAATCATGAGTTGGAGATGGATATGCGCGAGGAATTGGATATGGCTCACGCAGCTAAACGTGAAGCCGTTCGCGAGAAGGAAGCAGTTCTGGAGACTATAGTCGATCGCGATCAAACCATTCTTAAATTCCGGGAACTTGTTCAACGGCTGAATGATCAATGTCAAGAATTACGCGAGAAACTTAATCAGGAATCTAGTAAGGTGGTTAAAGATACAATCACGGAAACGATCGACTTTAAGCAAATGTTTGCCGAGTCTAAGGCCTTCACAAGGGCAATCGATTTGCAGCTGCGTCAGATCGAGCTAACCCAGGCGAATGAACACGCCAAATACCTGACCGCCTTTATGCCGGAAGTATTCATGGCACGTGGTGGTGACCACGATGCTATCCTCGTAATTTTGCTGGTGTCACGTATCGTATTCAAATCCGGCATCATTGTCAGTCAGGCTAGGGAACGTTTCTCAGCGGTTTCACAAATCGACCGCACTGCAATCGTCAGTGGTCACGAAGTGTACCAGTTTAGATTCCGTTCGCGACTGCTGCACCACGTGCACAATTTGCAAACCATAATGCACCAGTTCCTGTACGGCTTGACGGCCTGTCAGCCGGACACGCTGCTAAAGATCGGATCCTCGCTGCCGGAAATGCAAGCCCAGGAGAAAATGGTTGACGAAATTGTGGATCTGCTCAAGGCCAATCAACTGGACGAAAACTCGTCGACCGATA ATCTTGAGAAATGCGTCACCTTCTTTAATGCAATGTACTTGGTGCTGCTGTCCGGTGAAGACCTACTGAACGAAACTCAGATTGTACGGGACTGCACTGCTTCTATCTCGGCTGCTTGTGATTCGATCTTAACCGATGCGGCCGTGATGAAAACGCTGATTCAG GGCGGCGATGAAACCAGCGACTCCGGCCTCCTCATGCAATATATCGTCCAGAACGTGGAATCGGTGAAGCAGCAACTCAAACTGGTCAAGCGCCGCTTGCCCCAGGATGTCAGCGTTACCAAGTGTAATCTGTCGATGAACACGTTACAGAATCTGAAGAAAACCGCAGAATCGCTAAACAGGCTGATGAGCGTTATGTTCTTCAGTGCCAAGGAAGTCATCCAGATGGTGACAGCCGACTCGGAAACGGAAGTGTCGGTATCTCACGAGAAACTGTGGGACATCATGTCCAACGCTTGCGAAAGGATCTACGAACAGGACGATTTGGGTCCTTCGCAAAACATTCGCACAGTGTTGAGTAAAACTAGCACGGACATGAGTCAGCTGGCCCAGTACTTGCTGGATCATGAGTACGAAATTATGTCCGGAGCGACCCCGAAACCAGAGGAGAAACCGGTAGCTCCAATCATTCTCCGTGCACAAGCCGTTAAGAAACAGTTGGAAGAAACCAAGACACTAACAGCCACGCTCGAAAACCGCGAGGCTGAAATCCGGCAGCTTAAGCTGGCTGCCAAACTTAAACAAAACGAGCTATCGGAAATGCAAATTCGGAAAGATTTGGCCGAGAAAAAACTATCGGTGCTACAGCAAGATCACGAAGCGAACGCAGCTCGTCTACAGAAACAGTACGACGAAGTCTGCCAGCGCTTGAAGCA GAAAGAAAAAGAGTTCGAAGACACAATGGACCATCTGCAGAACGACATCGATTCTTTGGAAAATGAAAGAACCAGTCTTCGCGATAAACTTAAATCGTACAGCTCGAAGAAGGGTGATCTTAAGACAACAACTGCTCTTG ACATTTCCGCAAGCTCTCCATACATCGCCCAGGAGCTTTCGTTGCTCAAGAAAGCCTTCAAGGAGGAACGCTCGGAACGGCTGAAGGTACAGGCAAACGAGTACAAGAAAATCCTGTCCAACCTGGAACCACTGCACGTGCCGCAACCGAAAGATGAACGCATCGAAGAGCTGGAGAAAGCAGTTACCAAAGTTAAGCATGATTGGATCATGTCGCTGGTGCGAGGAGCCGAGATACCTGCTACTCGAACTGCACACGGCAATATTTCCAAGACTATTATCGATCATGAGAATCAACAGAAACGGGACCAGCGAGAAATTAAATCGAAAGCCGAACAGTTGGCTTTTGAGATCATGAACGAATACCTCAGCCGGAACCCGCACCGTGCTACCCGCGGGGACTTTGCAGTGTTCCCTTCGACGGAGTTGGCAACCGCTTTCAAGGCAAATATTAAAGTATAA